From Deltaproteobacteria bacterium, one genomic window encodes:
- a CDS encoding FAD-binding protein — MLTRAELRTLTNVAEAIVPHGGDFALGAADVGLGERAAAWIERLPPSARRQLRVLLHAWEAGSLASHHLRPFSRLSPRARTAWIETCAVSRAPWRRIPLVLLKMLVLAAFTADPRVETALGYTYDCLDPHPPRRGARLAPLQYPDVRGTVEETADACVIGSGAGGAVVAHELARAGLRVVVLEEGAYFTQADFHGPPMERVQRLYRSGGTTLALGRPAIPLPLGKCVGGTTVVNSGTCFRTPDRVLRAWEAEEGVEGADPATMAPYFDEVERAISVRPVPWDIIGRNAELFDRGVQALGLHGEPIRRNIDGCHGCGQCAFGCPSDAKQAMHLSYLPAAAAAGARLYARCRADRVVLEGGRAAGVEATLLDRHDDAIRGRLRVRSPLVVVAAGAVHTPGVLRRSGLRHRALGRNLRVHPAVGVAGYFREEVRAWRGTLQSYFVDHLQESHGVMIEVTNPVPGIGTAALPGVGTAIKAGLARFPHAASAGLFVSDTGAGRVIGLGDGREPLLTYRLASADARALLAGIALVAEIFFAAGAESVYPAVAGLGELRHPREAGVLRDGRFGPAALMPTGFHPMGTARMGRDARRAVVDSWGAVHGAPGLYVADASLFPTCVGVNPQVSIMAFATRIARRIAA, encoded by the coding sequence GTGCTGACGCGGGCCGAGCTGCGCACCCTCACCAACGTCGCCGAGGCGATCGTCCCGCACGGCGGCGACTTCGCGCTCGGTGCCGCCGACGTCGGGCTCGGGGAGCGCGCGGCGGCCTGGATCGAACGGTTGCCTCCGAGCGCGCGCCGGCAGCTGCGCGTACTCCTGCACGCCTGGGAGGCAGGTTCCCTCGCCTCCCACCATCTCCGCCCCTTCAGCCGGCTCTCGCCTCGGGCGCGCACCGCGTGGATCGAGACCTGCGCCGTGAGCCGCGCGCCCTGGCGGCGTATCCCGCTCGTGCTCCTCAAGATGCTCGTGCTCGCCGCCTTCACCGCGGACCCGCGCGTCGAGACGGCGCTCGGCTACACCTACGACTGCCTCGACCCGCACCCGCCCCGTCGCGGCGCGCGCCTGGCACCGCTCCAGTATCCGGACGTCCGGGGGACGGTCGAGGAGACGGCCGACGCCTGCGTCATCGGCTCGGGCGCCGGCGGCGCCGTGGTGGCGCACGAGCTGGCGCGCGCCGGCCTTCGCGTCGTCGTGCTCGAGGAGGGCGCCTACTTCACGCAGGCCGACTTCCACGGGCCGCCGATGGAGCGCGTGCAGCGCCTCTACCGCAGCGGCGGCACGACCCTGGCACTCGGGCGTCCGGCCATCCCGCTGCCCCTCGGGAAGTGTGTCGGCGGCACGACCGTCGTCAACTCGGGCACCTGCTTCCGCACCCCCGACCGCGTGCTGCGCGCCTGGGAGGCCGAGGAGGGTGTCGAGGGCGCCGACCCGGCTACCATGGCGCCCTACTTCGACGAGGTCGAGCGTGCCATCTCGGTCCGCCCCGTGCCGTGGGACATCATCGGACGGAACGCCGAGCTCTTCGACCGGGGCGTCCAGGCGCTCGGCCTCCACGGCGAGCCGATCCGGCGCAACATCGACGGCTGCCACGGCTGCGGCCAGTGCGCCTTCGGCTGCCCGAGCGACGCCAAGCAGGCGATGCACCTCTCCTACCTGCCGGCGGCCGCGGCCGCCGGCGCCCGGCTCTACGCGCGCTGCCGGGCTGATCGCGTCGTCCTCGAGGGCGGCCGCGCCGCGGGTGTCGAGGCCACCCTCCTCGACCGCCACGACGACGCGATCCGCGGCCGGCTCCGCGTGCGCTCGCCGCTCGTCGTGGTCGCCGCCGGTGCGGTGCACACGCCGGGCGTGCTCCGGCGGAGCGGCCTCCGGCACCGAGCCCTCGGGCGGAACCTGCGCGTCCATCCGGCCGTCGGTGTCGCGGGCTACTTCCGCGAGGAGGTCCGTGCCTGGCGGGGCACGCTCCAGTCCTACTTCGTCGACCACCTCCAGGAGTCGCACGGCGTGATGATCGAGGTGACGAATCCCGTCCCGGGCATCGGCACGGCGGCACTGCCCGGCGTGGGGACGGCGATCAAGGCCGGGCTCGCGCGTTTCCCGCACGCCGCCTCGGCCGGGCTCTTCGTCTCCGACACCGGCGCCGGCCGCGTCATCGGCCTCGGCGACGGCCGCGAGCCGCTCCTGACGTATCGCCTCGCGTCCGCGGATGCGCGCGCGCTCCTCGCCGGCATCGCGCTGGTCGCCGAGATCTTCTTCGCGGCGGGCGCCGAGAGCGTCTACCCGGCGGTGGCGGGCCTCGGCGAGCTCCGCCATCCGCGCGAGGCCGGCGTGCTGCGCGACGGACGCTTCGGACCCGCCGCCCTCATGCCCACGGGATTCCACCCGATGGGCACGGCTCGCATGGGTCGCGACGCCCGCCGCGCCGTGGTCGACAGCTGGGGCGCGGTGCATGGCGCCCCCGGCCTCTACGTCGCCGACGCAAGCCTGTTCCCCACCTGCGTGGGCGTCAACCCGCAGGTGTCGATCATGGCATTCGCGACTCGCATCGCACGCCGGATCGCGGCGTGA
- a CDS encoding SCO family protein, protein MIRAALAALVALAGPAVAAEVAAPERLRGVDPAALGYTYAVGTFAPEYAPPAPGSYTLPVIQTVHDHPLVDADGRPTTLFTLKRGRVAVVAFIYTTCIDVAGCPLGNAVLARIDRALAAEPSLARRARLITVSFDPERDTPARMARVRALYRPSASWRFLTTRGDNELRPLLEDFGQPVAKLRFADGRWSGLFRHVLKVFLLDRENRVRNIYSVGFLGPALVLNDIRTLAGEPASTAPPGAAGLASPTMAASARRHAAARGPSPRHR, encoded by the coding sequence GTGATCCGCGCGGCGCTCGCGGCGCTGGTGGCGCTCGCCGGGCCGGCGGTCGCGGCGGAGGTGGCGGCTCCCGAACGCCTGCGCGGCGTCGACCCGGCCGCGCTCGGCTACACGTACGCCGTCGGGACCTTCGCCCCGGAGTACGCCCCGCCCGCGCCCGGCTCCTACACGCTCCCGGTCATCCAGACCGTGCACGACCACCCGCTCGTCGACGCCGACGGCCGGCCGACGACGCTCTTCACGCTCAAGCGCGGCCGGGTGGCCGTCGTGGCGTTCATCTACACGACCTGCATCGACGTCGCCGGCTGCCCGCTCGGCAACGCGGTGCTCGCGCGAATCGACCGCGCGCTCGCCGCCGAGCCGAGCCTCGCGCGGCGGGCACGGCTCATCACGGTGAGCTTCGACCCCGAGCGCGACACGCCCGCCCGCATGGCTCGGGTGCGCGCGCTCTACCGGCCGTCCGCGTCGTGGCGGTTCCTCACCACCCGCGGCGACAACGAGCTCCGACCCTTGCTCGAAGACTTCGGTCAGCCGGTCGCCAAGCTCCGCTTCGCCGACGGCCGGTGGAGCGGGCTCTTCCGGCACGTCCTCAAGGTCTTCCTGCTCGACCGCGAGAACCGCGTCCGCAACATCTACAGCGTGGGATTCCTCGGCCCCGCGCTCGTCCTGAACGACATCCGGACGCTGGCCGGCGAACCCGCTTCTACTGCTCCGCCGGGGGCAGCCGGCCTCGCTTCTCCGACGATGGCCGCCTCCGCGCGGCGGCATGCAGCAGCGCGCGGCCCGTCGCCACGACACCGCTGA
- the ychF gene encoding redox-regulated ATPase YchF, with protein sequence MKVGLTGFAGAGKTTVFTALTGLQARPAAPGAVNLGVIKVPDPRVDKLAEIYHPRKTTYAEVTFVDFPPAHTAERRAVLDAPTVAQLRDADALVEVVRGVPELTGAPATPAEDVSAFAAELVLADLAVVEKRLERVRKEKGHEREQALLERIAPELEAGRALRTLGLGVEERTQLAGFAFLSLRPLLIVLNVAEAEAAAPLPADVAARAGAEGAEALVLAAGLEAEIAQLEPADRGAFLHDLGLAESARDRFIRASYHLLDLVSFLTAGEDECRAWPIRRGTTALKAAGKIHSDIERGFIRAEVMAFDDFVRYGSEAKCREAGKLRLEGKEYVVRDGDIVHFRFAV encoded by the coding sequence ATGAAGGTCGGGCTCACGGGTTTCGCGGGCGCCGGGAAGACCACGGTCTTCACGGCCCTCACCGGACTGCAGGCCCGGCCCGCGGCCCCGGGAGCCGTGAACCTGGGGGTCATCAAGGTTCCCGACCCGCGCGTCGACAAGCTCGCCGAGATCTACCACCCGCGCAAGACGACGTACGCCGAGGTGACCTTCGTCGACTTCCCGCCGGCTCACACGGCCGAGCGCCGGGCGGTGCTCGACGCGCCGACCGTGGCCCAGCTGCGCGACGCCGACGCGCTGGTCGAGGTCGTCCGTGGCGTTCCCGAGCTGACCGGCGCCCCGGCCACACCGGCCGAGGACGTGAGCGCCTTCGCCGCCGAGCTCGTGCTCGCCGACCTGGCCGTGGTCGAGAAGCGGCTCGAGCGCGTGCGGAAGGAGAAAGGCCACGAGCGGGAGCAGGCGCTGCTCGAGCGCATCGCGCCCGAGCTGGAGGCGGGGAGGGCGCTCCGCACCCTCGGCCTCGGCGTCGAGGAGCGCACGCAGCTCGCCGGCTTCGCGTTCCTCTCGCTCCGGCCGCTCCTCATCGTGCTCAACGTGGCCGAGGCGGAGGCGGCCGCGCCGCTGCCCGCGGACGTCGCGGCGCGGGCGGGCGCCGAAGGCGCCGAGGCGCTGGTGCTCGCGGCCGGGCTCGAGGCCGAGATCGCGCAGCTCGAGCCCGCCGATCGGGGAGCCTTCCTCCACGACCTCGGGCTTGCCGAGAGCGCGCGCGACCGCTTCATCCGCGCGAGCTACCACCTGCTCGACCTCGTGAGCTTCCTCACCGCCGGCGAGGACGAGTGCCGCGCCTGGCCGATCCGCCGCGGCACGACGGCGCTCAAGGCCGCCGGCAAGATCCACAGCGACATCGAGCGCGGCTTCATCCGCGCCGAGGTGATGGCGTTCGACGATTTCGTCCGCTACGGGAGCGAGGCGAAGTGCCGCGAGGCGGGGAAGCTGCGCCTCGAGGGCAAGGAGTACGTCGTGCGGGACGGCGACATCGTCCACTTCCGGTTCGCGGTCTGA
- a CDS encoding NUDIX hydrolase, which translates to MVREIYKGRIVDLRVERVTLPNGVAVDLELMHHPGASAVVAADEQGRVVLIRQYRHAAGGYIWELPAGVLASALEPPEVCAARELTEETGVVARELRHLGTIFTSPGFCDERIHLFLARGLTDGSTAHEADEAIAEIARIPLAEALAKVRDGEIVDGKTIAGLHLAAAALGAA; encoded by the coding sequence ATGGTCCGAGAGATCTACAAGGGACGGATCGTCGACCTCCGCGTCGAGCGGGTGACGCTCCCCAACGGTGTCGCCGTCGACCTCGAGCTGATGCACCACCCCGGGGCGTCGGCAGTGGTGGCGGCCGACGAGCAAGGCCGCGTCGTGCTCATCCGCCAGTATCGGCACGCGGCGGGCGGCTACATCTGGGAGCTGCCGGCCGGCGTCCTCGCCTCTGCGCTGGAGCCGCCCGAGGTCTGCGCGGCCCGCGAGCTGACCGAGGAGACGGGCGTGGTGGCGCGCGAGCTCCGTCACCTCGGCACCATCTTCACCTCGCCCGGCTTCTGCGACGAGCGGATCCACCTCTTCCTGGCCCGCGGGCTCACCGACGGCAGCACCGCCCACGAGGCCGACGAGGCGATTGCGGAGATCGCGCGTATCCCGCTCGCCGAGGCGCTCGCGAAGGTCCGCGACGGCGAGATCGTCGACGGCAAGACGATCGCCGGGCTCCACCTCGCCGCCGCGGCGCTGGGGGCGGCATGA
- a CDS encoding PPOX class F420-dependent oxidoreductase, protein MHRRNEIALTPEEQRRFLQESHTVILSTLDRHGYPHSVAMWYVVDPDGTVLMTTFAKSQKAVNLRRDPRCSLLVESGRKYEDLKGLLIRGRATLEPGTERVLDLLERVHEKYNRGPAAGLRDAMRHQAAKRVLIRVRPERVSSWDHGKLGGAY, encoded by the coding sequence ATGCATCGGCGCAATGAAATTGCCCTCACCCCCGAGGAACAACGGCGGTTCCTCCAGGAGTCGCACACGGTCATCCTCTCGACGCTCGATCGGCACGGATACCCCCACTCGGTGGCGATGTGGTACGTCGTCGATCCCGACGGCACGGTCCTCATGACGACCTTCGCCAAGTCGCAGAAGGCCGTGAACCTGCGCCGCGACCCCCGCTGCTCCCTGCTGGTGGAGAGCGGGCGGAAGTACGAGGACCTGAAGGGTCTCCTCATCCGCGGGCGCGCCACGCTCGAGCCGGGCACCGAGCGCGTCCTCGACCTCCTCGAGCGCGTCCACGAGAAGTACAACCGCGGCCCGGCCGCGGGTCTGCGCGACGCGATGCGCCACCAAGCGGCCAAGCGCGTGCTGATCCGGGTGCGTCCCGAGCGGGTCTCGAGCTGGGACCACGGGAAGCTCGGCGGCGCCTACTGA
- a CDS encoding class II aldolase/adducin family protein, producing the protein MRTDAEARDEIVQITNELFSMGLLTPTGGNISARGADPDCVWITPSRLYKGGLTPDDLVCIRSDGTVVAGTNTPSVEYQMHWASYAARPESTAAVHTHAPVATAFGITNQGFPPINTDAIFLADTKTVPWFMPGSTELAEAVGEALKASRGAILQCHGLMTVGKTMRDAATRAMMLEETAKILLYCKQFGGELTLIPNEWVERLAQLASFL; encoded by the coding sequence ATGCGAACCGATGCCGAGGCCAGGGACGAGATCGTCCAGATCACCAACGAGCTCTTCTCGATGGGGCTGCTCACGCCGACGGGGGGCAACATCAGCGCGCGCGGCGCCGACCCGGACTGCGTCTGGATCACGCCGAGCCGGCTGTACAAGGGGGGGCTCACGCCTGACGACCTGGTCTGCATCCGCTCCGACGGGACCGTCGTCGCGGGCACGAACACGCCGTCGGTGGAATATCAGATGCACTGGGCGTCGTACGCCGCCCGGCCCGAGTCGACCGCGGCCGTCCACACCCACGCGCCCGTCGCGACCGCCTTCGGCATCACCAACCAGGGTTTCCCGCCGATCAACACCGACGCGATCTTCCTGGCGGACACGAAGACCGTGCCCTGGTTCATGCCGGGCTCGACCGAGCTGGCCGAGGCGGTCGGCGAGGCGCTCAAGGCGAGCCGCGGCGCCATCCTCCAGTGTCACGGTCTCATGACCGTCGGCAAGACGATGCGCGACGCCGCGACGCGGGCGATGATGCTCGAGGAGACCGCCAAGATCCTGCTCTACTGCAAGCAATTCGGCGGCGAGCTGACGCTCATCCCGAACGAGTGGGTGGAGCGGCTGGCCCAGCTCGCGAGCTTCTTGTAG
- a CDS encoding LLM class flavin-dependent oxidoreductase, with product MRFSWFHLMPYRWLPADFRERYHGVWVDVPNRLYDPERGHELYNEYLDMLEYAGQMGFDGLGVNEHHQNAYGMMPSPNLMAAALARRSTEAMLLVLGNSIALYNPPVRVAEEFAMLDVMSGGRLIAGFPVGTSMDTNYCYGVNPATLRERYREAHDLIIKAWATREPFPWNGKYTKLRYVNLWPRPIQQPHPPIWIPGLGSIETWDFCVEHDYNYSYLSFSGYKRAQRMLDGYWERRAALGADPNPHSAAFFQQVCLSDTDGTCEREWWPHVDYFFNKCLHLYPGMTGAPGYMSEASMRAGIVAQIGNTSLNLGRDKSWKELCDERYIVAGSPRTVRQQLEELCRSLRVGHLLLGLHIGSAPIELVNRATYLCANEVLPHLRPIWNEWEDRWWPKALPATRRAEPGSRNAAARERVERPAAGDEAVRP from the coding sequence ATGAGGTTCAGCTGGTTTCATCTGATGCCTTACCGCTGGCTCCCGGCCGACTTCCGGGAGCGTTACCACGGCGTCTGGGTCGATGTGCCGAATCGCCTCTACGACCCCGAGCGCGGCCACGAGCTCTACAACGAGTACCTCGACATGCTCGAGTACGCGGGCCAGATGGGCTTCGACGGCCTCGGCGTCAACGAGCACCACCAGAACGCCTACGGCATGATGCCGTCGCCCAACCTGATGGCCGCGGCGCTCGCCCGGCGGTCGACCGAGGCGATGCTGCTCGTGCTCGGCAACTCGATCGCCCTCTACAATCCTCCCGTTCGCGTCGCCGAGGAGTTCGCGATGCTCGACGTCATGTCGGGCGGCCGGCTGATCGCCGGGTTTCCCGTCGGCACCTCGATGGACACGAACTACTGCTACGGTGTGAACCCCGCGACGCTGCGCGAGCGCTACCGCGAGGCGCACGACCTCATCATCAAGGCGTGGGCGACGCGCGAGCCCTTCCCGTGGAACGGGAAGTACACGAAGCTGCGCTACGTGAACCTGTGGCCGCGGCCGATCCAGCAGCCGCATCCGCCGATCTGGATCCCGGGCCTCGGCTCGATCGAGACGTGGGACTTCTGCGTCGAGCACGACTACAACTACAGCTACCTCTCCTTCAGCGGCTACAAGCGGGCGCAGCGCATGCTCGACGGCTACTGGGAGCGGCGCGCCGCCCTCGGTGCCGACCCCAATCCCCACAGCGCGGCTTTCTTCCAGCAGGTGTGCCTGAGCGATACGGACGGCACGTGCGAGCGCGAGTGGTGGCCGCACGTCGACTACTTCTTCAACAAGTGCCTCCACCTCTACCCCGGCATGACCGGCGCCCCGGGGTACATGAGCGAGGCCTCGATGCGGGCGGGCATCGTCGCGCAGATCGGCAACACGAGCCTGAACCTCGGGCGCGACAAGAGCTGGAAGGAGCTGTGCGACGAGCGCTACATCGTCGCCGGCTCGCCCCGGACGGTCCGCCAGCAGCTCGAGGAGCTCTGCCGCTCGCTGCGCGTCGGCCACCTCCTCCTCGGGCTCCACATCGGCTCGGCACCCATCGAGCTGGTGAACCGCGCCACCTATCTGTGCGCCAACGAGGTGCTGCCGCACCTGCGGCCCATCTGGAACGAGTGGGAGGACCGCTGGTGGCCGAAGGCGCTCCCCGCGACGCGGCGCGCCGAGCCGGGAAGCCGCAACGCCGCGGCGAGGGAGCGCGTGGAGCGCCCGGCTGCCGGCGATGAGGCGGTGCGGCCGTGA
- a CDS encoding alpha/beta hydrolase: MSAPLTRLIELGPARPQVEVLESGDGPALLFLHGAGGIPAWEGALPRLARAFRVYAPLLPGFGQSTGLEYLEDEHDLFLHGFDVMEALGLERPYVVGESMGGWLAAEMAALRPKEIGRLALAAPVGLWRDEAPLPDMFGMMVHELVPYLFHDQTCPAAAQMLAVTQLFGARDDRTDEQVELLLSLVRGFRTAAKFLFPVPEHGLERRLWRITAPTLVLWGAEDRFAKPLYGRIFAEKIRGARLEIVPEAGHLIGLERPEPYVEALVRWGRDGR, from the coding sequence GTGAGCGCCCCGTTGACGCGGCTGATCGAGCTCGGCCCGGCGCGACCGCAGGTCGAGGTCCTGGAGTCGGGTGACGGCCCTGCCCTCCTCTTCCTCCACGGCGCGGGCGGCATCCCGGCGTGGGAAGGCGCGCTCCCACGGCTCGCCCGGGCGTTCCGCGTCTACGCGCCGCTGCTGCCCGGATTCGGCCAATCGACGGGACTCGAGTACCTCGAGGACGAGCACGATCTCTTCCTCCACGGCTTCGACGTCATGGAGGCCCTCGGCCTCGAGCGGCCGTACGTCGTCGGCGAGTCGATGGGCGGGTGGCTCGCCGCCGAGATGGCCGCCCTCCGGCCGAAGGAGATCGGCCGCCTGGCGCTCGCCGCACCGGTCGGCCTCTGGCGCGACGAGGCGCCGCTGCCCGACATGTTCGGCATGATGGTGCACGAGCTGGTGCCGTATCTCTTCCACGACCAGACGTGCCCGGCCGCGGCCCAGATGCTCGCCGTGACCCAGCTCTTCGGCGCCCGGGACGATCGCACCGACGAGCAGGTGGAGCTGCTGCTCTCGCTGGTGCGCGGCTTCCGGACGGCCGCCAAGTTCCTCTTCCCCGTCCCCGAGCACGGGCTCGAGCGGCGGCTCTGGCGCATCACGGCGCCGACGCTCGTCCTCTGGGGCGCGGAGGACCGCTTCGCGAAGCCGCTCTACGGCAGGATCTTCGCGGAGAAGATCCGCGGCGCCCGCCTCGAGATCGTCCCGGAGGCGGGCCACCTGATCGGCCTCGAGCGGCCCGAGCCGTACGTCGAGGCGCTCGTGCGCTGGGGCCGGGACGGCCGGTAG
- a CDS encoding DUF3473 domain-containing protein: MATARQPVNGFSVDVEDWYQVADFDAVVAFADWDRYESRVERNTDRILALLDEVGVKGTFFVLTWNAERHPEIVRRIAAAGHEVASHGYAHRLIYEQTPETFRADVSRAKATLEAITGTAVLGYRAPSFSVTGRSAWALAVLLECGYAYDSSVFPIRDALYGLPTAERFPHVIHRRDGRALWEFPITTTRLAGRNLPLGGGGWLRVFPYRYMRWGMRRVNREGQPAVVFVHPWEVDPEQPRMRTAGRRGFSTHYVGLRGTEAKLHRVLRDFRFAPIREVLGLG; the protein is encoded by the coding sequence ATGGCGACCGCCCGCCAGCCGGTCAATGGCTTCTCGGTCGACGTCGAGGACTGGTACCAGGTCGCCGACTTCGACGCGGTCGTCGCCTTCGCAGACTGGGACCGTTACGAGTCACGGGTCGAGCGCAACACCGACCGGATCCTCGCCCTCCTCGACGAGGTGGGCGTCAAGGGCACCTTCTTCGTGCTCACCTGGAACGCCGAGCGCCACCCCGAGATCGTGCGGCGCATCGCCGCGGCCGGACACGAGGTCGCCAGCCACGGCTACGCGCACCGGCTGATCTACGAGCAGACGCCCGAGACCTTTCGCGCCGACGTCTCGCGCGCCAAGGCGACGCTCGAGGCCATCACCGGGACGGCGGTTCTCGGCTACCGGGCGCCGAGCTTCTCGGTGACCGGCCGCTCGGCCTGGGCGCTCGCGGTGCTGCTCGAGTGCGGCTACGCCTACGATTCGAGCGTCTTCCCGATCCGCGACGCCCTCTACGGCCTGCCCACGGCGGAGCGCTTCCCCCACGTCATCCATCGCCGGGACGGGCGGGCGCTCTGGGAGTTCCCCATCACCACGACACGGCTCGCGGGCCGCAACCTACCGCTCGGCGGCGGGGGTTGGCTGCGCGTGTTCCCGTATCGGTACATGCGGTGGGGCATGCGGCGCGTGAACCGCGAGGGGCAACCGGCGGTCGTCTTCGTCCACCCGTGGGAGGTCGACCCCGAGCAGCCGCGCATGCGGACCGCGGGCCGCCGCGGCTTCAGCACCCACTACGTCGGGCTCCGCGGCACCGAAGCGAAGCTCCACCGCGTGCTTCGCGACTTCCGCTTCGCGCCGATCCGCGAGGTGCTCGGCCTTGGCTGA
- a CDS encoding acyl carrier protein, with protein sequence MFESAEPRIRRLVADYLGVSADELTPEVSLTDDLAADSLDLVELALALEGEFGIEVPERAIDEVRTYGDLVETAVALTRGQRARETSGAGAPPLVWSRVVPAGTAATSGLQRADELTPYSAEEIADDALRAGRGARLEVTVHAATSDAGVAWVQDQFAWLGKRGVDVSVHRDHPDAGAQRPHAVA encoded by the coding sequence ATGTTTGAGTCAGCGGAGCCGCGCATTCGACGACTCGTCGCGGATTACCTCGGCGTGAGCGCCGACGAGCTGACCCCCGAGGTTTCGCTCACCGACGACCTCGCCGCCGACTCCCTCGATCTCGTGGAGCTCGCCCTCGCGCTCGAGGGCGAGTTCGGCATCGAGGTGCCCGAGCGTGCGATCGACGAAGTGCGCACCTACGGCGACCTCGTCGAGACGGCCGTCGCCCTCACGCGCGGTCAGCGCGCGCGCGAGACCTCCGGCGCCGGCGCGCCGCCGCTGGTGTGGTCGCGCGTCGTCCCGGCGGGGACGGCGGCCACCTCCGGCCTGCAGCGCGCCGATGAGCTCACGCCGTACAGCGCGGAGGAAATCGCCGACGACGCGCTTCGGGCCGGGCGCGGCGCACGGCTCGAAGTGACGGTGCATGCGGCGACCAGCGACGCAGGCGTCGCATGGGTACAAGACCAGTTCGCCTGGCTCGGCAAGCGCGGCGTCGACGTGAGTGTGCATCGGGATCACCCGGACGCCGGGGCCCAGCGTCCCCACGCGGTGGCCTGA
- a CDS encoding uracil-DNA glycosylase — protein MRRTRSSSPPGSCAGSEALARLEERLTRCRLCPRLVEHRERVAREKVARFRDWTYWGRPVPGFGDPRARLLIVGLAPAAHGGNRTGRIFTGDESGNWLYAALYRAGFANQASSLHRDDGLRLRDAFVSAVARCAPPANRPTPLEIATCRRYLLGELGLLTRLRIVVALGKVAHDSFLAAERGRGRLVPRPAPSFAHGGEHRLPSGMVLLSSYHPSQQNTFTGKLTQPMLDRVFSRARALLDA, from the coding sequence ATGAGACGCACGCGCTCTTCGTCACCGCCGGGGTCCTGTGCGGGGAGTGAGGCGCTCGCCCGCCTCGAGGAGCGGCTCACTCGCTGCCGGCTCTGCCCGCGGCTGGTCGAGCATCGCGAGCGGGTGGCGCGCGAGAAGGTGGCCCGCTTCCGCGACTGGACGTACTGGGGCCGGCCCGTTCCCGGCTTCGGTGATCCGCGCGCCCGTCTGCTGATCGTCGGGCTGGCGCCGGCCGCGCACGGCGGCAATCGCACCGGCCGCATCTTCACCGGCGACGAGAGCGGCAACTGGCTCTACGCGGCGCTCTACCGCGCCGGCTTCGCCAACCAGGCGTCCTCCCTGCACCGGGATGACGGGCTTCGCCTGCGCGACGCCTTCGTCTCTGCGGTGGCCCGCTGTGCGCCACCCGCCAACCGTCCGACGCCGCTCGAGATCGCGACCTGCCGGCGCTACCTGCTCGGCGAGCTCGGGCTGCTGACGCGGCTGCGGATCGTCGTCGCGCTCGGCAAGGTGGCGCACGACAGCTTCCTCGCCGCCGAGCGCGGCCGCGGCCGGCTCGTGCCGCGTCCCGCCCCGTCGTTCGCGCATGGCGGCGAGCATCGCCTGCCCTCGGGCATGGTGCTCCTCTCTTCCTATCACCCGAGCCAGCAGAACACGTTCACGGGCAAGCTCACGCAGCCGATGCTCGATCGCGTGTTCTCGCGCGCCCGCGCGCTGCTCGACGCCTAG